GAGCGCTCACCATGAAGATGATCAACAGCACGAGCATCACGTCCACCAACGGTGTGACGTTGATCTCGCTCATCGGACCCTTGCCGCCGGTCGTGAATCCCACGCTCCGCCCTTTGCGGCCTATTCCATCAGGAAGTGGCGGCGCACGATGTTGAGGTAGTCGCTCGAGAAGGCTTCCATCTCGCTCTGCAGTACGTGGATGCGCCGCACAAAGTAGTTGTACCCCATGACCGCCGGAATGGCTGCAGCCAAGCCGATGGCCGTTGCGATCAGTGCCTCGGCGATTCCGGGCGCCACCACGTCCAAGCTCGCGTTTTGCTGCGCCGCGATCGAGATGAACGAGTTCATGATGCCCCAGACCGTTCCGAAGAGCCCCACGAAGGGCGCGGTGGAACCGGTCGTCGCGAGGAATGGGACAGCGGTCTCGAGGCTGGTGACCTCGCTCGCCGAAGCTCGTCGCAGGGCTCGCTCGACGCTGTAGATGTCGCCCCCGGCCATGCGAGCCTGGCCGTCCGGCCCCGGACGCGCCCCCGACAAGATGCGAGCCAGCTCGACGTAGCCGGCTCGAAACACCATGGCGAGCGGGGCCCGCTTGACCCGAGATAGGCTCGCGTAAACCCCTTCGAGCCGCTTGGCATCCCAGCCGTAGCCAAGGTCCGAGTCCCAGAACTGGTCGAGAAAACGCAGGCTCTGGTTGGTGGCCTGCGAGAGCCGAACCAGCTTGGCGCCGATGATGAACCAGCACACCACGGACATTGCAGCCAGTATCACCATCACCGCCATGACCACGAACGAAGCATTCAGGACCAGCTGGACTGGATCGAGCTCGGCCGAAGGCGCGGCTGCCGCGTCCATGCTCCTGAGCGTAACGAGCTGGGCGAAGATCACATTGCGCATCGTACTGCCATGGCCGGCCGGGAGTCAGCGTTTGAAACACGGGCCAAGGGGGTTGTCAACGCGCCGCCCGAGGTGCCCCCGAGGTGCCCTTGGCTGTGCCCGCTCCGGGCACGGCGGGCTACACACTGGCGCGAAGAGTAGAGAATACCGTCAAGATGATTCCGCGGGCCGGTAGGCTGGGCGGCAGTCCGACGGTCGGCTACCTGCCGCTGCAGGTGGGGTTGGTGCAGACGGGGGCGCCGGCTGCCATGAGGGTGATGGGGCTCTGGTCGCAGACCCAGCCGGGCGGGCAGTCGGCCTGGCTCTGGCAGCCGATGGCCCACGTGGAGGAGGCGTTGTGACAGCACAGCTGAGGGCCGGAAGCCGCCCCGGGGATACAGGGTGGGTCGGCGCCTTGGAGGCAGGGGCCGCCGATCTCCACCTGCCCTTGGGTGAAGCGGCTCGTGATCGCACCCGAAAGGCCCTGGATCTCGCTCAGGCACTCGAGACGCACGGTGGTGCCGTTGGGGGGCTTGACCCCCATGGGGAACACGATCCGTTGCGGATTCGTGGGGCAGTTCATCTGGACTTCGAGCGAAAAATCGTCGTAGTGCCAGCCCTGCACGGTGGGATCGACCACGCCCATCCGAACGGGCACCTGTTGCACCACACAGCGATTTCCACCCCTTTCGGTGACCGGGCTCCGGCCCGGGGGGGGCGGGCTCAGGTAGGGGGCTTGATCGCAGCGGGTGATCGCGTCCGGGGCCAAGCCGGGGGTCTGGGGCGCTGGCAGCTCCCACACCACGTCGCAGGCCACGAGGCCGTCGACGTCGCGGTTGAGCCTGCGCGGCAGACAGACATCGTTCAGCACGTCCGAAATGACCTGAATGATGGCGTCGAGGGCCGGGCCAAAGTCGTCTTGGCAGATGGATTGGACCACGCCGTTTCGGCCGAACTGCTCGGCGACCTGCACGATGCGGATCGGCGGTTGGGCCTTGCCGAGCAGGGGGTCGTTGCATGACGGGCGCAGCTCCGCCGGAGGAGTCGCCAGGCTGGTCGGGTCGATCATCTCCTGCATCAAGGGGTGGTTATAGAGGTTCTGGTAGTAGTTGGCGCGATCCTGCGGGGTCAGCAGGTTGTTGAACATCAAGCGTGTGCCCGCATCCACGGCGTTCTTCGGCACCCCCACGATGGCCGCGAAAATCACGAGCTTTTCTTGACCAGGCCGCAGGTTCTTGAGCCCTTGAACGTAGCGATCGATCGGATGAAGGTTCTGCTTGTTGAAGAAGCAGCGCAGGTTGAGCTCGTCCACCAGGTTGGGATCCATGGCCATGATGTTGGTGAGCACGGGGTGACCCGGCGGTAGGTCCGACGAGAGCTTGAAATGGTCGAGATTGTGCGACGAGCAGTCCTCTTCGTCGGTGACCATGACCACGGTGAGCAGCGAGTCCGGACGCAAAAAGCCGGCGTTCCTGCCCGGCGTCGGGTCGCCAGGCAGGCCCCCGTGCCCCAAGGCCCCAGCGCCCGTATGGTCCGCCACGAACATCGGGCCCGCCGAAGGCGGCGTCAGCGCCTTGAGCACGGCCTCGAGCTGCTGCTCGAAGCCGCAGCCCCCGGTGCCGAGGGTCGCCAGGCAGCCGAAGTCGGTGGCAGCCTGGAACGGGTCGTTGATGGGCTTCTGGTACTGGATCCACCCCGGAGGATAGGCCATCTGGCAGCCTGGCTTCATGGCCGGATCGCGTGTGTCT
This DNA window, taken from Pseudomonadota bacterium, encodes the following:
- a CDS encoding VWA domain-containing protein gives rise to the protein MRAKHTTLLVDATAGGNQQLFSHALPACPCSSRFGRAAVLGLALALFALMASGCLQRRLKPLNPCLVSGVVERIQVVNVDKVDILFMVDNSGSMKEEQANLAKEFPKLVQVLTSGYLSGMPTGAPQDFPPVPNLHLGVVSSDMGLVGVPNIPSCGSSVMRPFGDDGVLIQDTRDPAMKPGCQMAYPPGWIQYQKPINDPFQAATDFGCLATLGTGGCGFEQQLEAVLKALTPPSAGPMFVADHTGAGALGHGGLPGDPTPGRNAGFLRPDSLLTVVMVTDEEDCSSHNLDHFKLSSDLPPGHPVLTNIMAMDPNLVDELNLRCFFNKQNLHPIDRYVQGLKNLRPGQEKLVIFAAIVGVPKNAVDAGTRLMFNNLLTPQDRANYYQNLYNHPLMQEMIDPTSLATPPAELRPSCNDPLLGKAQPPIRIVQVAEQFGRNGVVQSICQDDFGPALDAIIQVISDVLNDVCLPRRLNRDVDGLVACDVVWELPAPQTPGLAPDAITRCDQAPYLSPPPPGRSPVTERGGNRCVVQQVPVRMGVVDPTVQGWHYDDFSLEVQMNCPTNPQRIVFPMGVKPPNGTTVRLECLSEIQGLSGAITSRFTQGQVEIGGPCLQGADPPCIPGAASGPQLCCHNASSTWAIGCQSQADCPPGWVCDQSPITLMAAGAPVCTNPTCSGR
- the tolQ gene encoding protein TolQ, with protein sequence MRNVIFAQLVTLRSMDAAAAPSAELDPVQLVLNASFVVMAVMVILAAMSVVCWFIIGAKLVRLSQATNQSLRFLDQFWDSDLGYGWDAKRLEGVYASLSRVKRAPLAMVFRAGYVELARILSGARPGPDGQARMAGGDIYSVERALRRASASEVTSLETAVPFLATTGSTAPFVGLFGTVWGIMNSFISIAAQQNASLDVVAPGIAEALIATAIGLAAAIPAVMGYNYFVRRIHVLQSEMEAFSSDYLNIVRRHFLME
- a CDS encoding biopolymer transporter ExbD, with the protein product MSEINVTPLVDVMLVLLIIFMVSA